DNA from Moritella sp. F3:
TGCGCTATATTCACGATCACTAAATGCTGCTTGTAGTGACAAGAAATGACGTTCATATTTTGTCATGATGCTTAAACTATAATGTAATTCATCATAGCTTTGACTCTCACCTTTAGCATCTTGATTGGCATAATACACATTCGCTTTGGCAAACGTGCCTTTCCACATCGGGATAAGACTCTCTAAACTCAAGCGCTGGTAATCAGCGTCTCGTTTAAGTTCATCTTGTTCTTCTGCAGTACAATCTCGAGTTTGACTAGCACATACACCATTTTGAGCACCGCTTTGATCGTCGTCAATATCATACGATGCATAGGCGTATTCAATTTGCACTGGCATAAATTTATAAGCAACACGTACAGCGGTTGAATCTATGTCCGTTTTTTCTCTTTCAGCGCCAACTAAGAAAGGATCAGACCAGGTTTCTTTTAGAAACGGCACATGCGGGATATAAGCAAACGTCATACTCTGGCGTTTATCAAATTTATGCGTCACACCCAATTCGTATTGTATGGCGCTGTCTAAAATGTTTTGTGGGCTCTGGCCTAGAAAGTATTGAGTCTGTAAATCTTCCGTTGTATAAGCCACACGGAAAAATGGAAACAACAACCCTGTCGAAATTTCCTCTCCAGAGTTAGTGAGATCATCGGTTTTGGCATTATCATCATCGGTATTAAATTGGCCATCTGAATTATTGAAGCCGGCATTGATACCGATAGTGCCAGAAAAACCGGGACTTTTTGCTAAGGGTTTCGCTATTGCCACACTACTAAAGCCAAGTAAACTGCTGGTTAATAATAGCGGCAGTGCAAGTAAACTGTGCTTTCTAAATATCATGTAAAAATAGCTCCAATAGTTAATCCATAAACAAGAACGTCGATCATTCTTGATCAATATCAAATTAGTCACGAAATAATAACACAAAGATTCTAATATAATATGCTTAATCACATTTCCGTCCGGTATCGGTCAATAATGGGGAAATGGCATATATCTCAGTGAGAAAAACCAGAATAACTAAATAAACACTGAAATAATTTGTTTTATATTATAAGCTTAGACCAGAAAATTAATAAAAAACACACTTTAGACACTAAGCTGTTGAATACCAGTATAAAGATCTATTTCAATAAAGGATGATTGAAAATCATATGCACAAAATTCTCGTTATATTTGCCCATCCTGCATTACAAAAATCAATTGCACATAAATCATTATTCAATGAAATTCAAAGTATTGAAGGTATCACTTGTCACGATCTCTATGATACCTATCCCGATTCATTTATCGATATTAAGCACGAACAAGCATTATTACTCAATCACGATATCATCATCTTACAATTTCCACTTTACTGGTATTCCAGCCCTGCGATTTTAAAAGAATGGCAAGATTTAGTACTAGAGCATGGTTTTGCTTATGGTGAAAACGGCGATAAACTGGTGGGCAAAAAAATCATGCTCGCGATCTCTACAGGTGGTAGTGCAAACTCATATTCTACGACGGGCTACAACGAGCACGACATTAGCCAATTTTTATTGCCTTTTAGCCAAATGAGTAAGCTGTGTAATCTAGAGTACCTGCCGCCATTTGTCGTACATGACATTCATAAGCGCCATGACGCTGAGCGCATAACAGATAAAACCAACCAATATCGCCAATTGTTATTAAAGTTACAACAGCAACATGATGATACGACCACCACTGACATGGAGAGTAACTAATAATGGAACACGGCGTATTATTTAATATCTTCGTCTACCTTGCTGCTGGTGTAGTGGCAGTGCCAATCGCCAAACGTTTGGGGCTCGGTTCTGTACTGGGTTATTTAATTGCAGGCGTCATTGTCGGTCCTTATGCTCTGAGCTTGATATCGAATCAAGAAGACGTGATGCATGTGGCTGAATTCGGTGTGGTAATGATGTTGTTCTTGGTCGGTTTAGAACTAAGACCAGCGTTATTGTGGCAACTTAAAATGCCGATTCTCGGCACGGGTGGCTTACAGCTTTGTGCAACGACGTTATCTATCTTCTTAATTCTATTGGCCTGTGGTCTTGCATGGCAAACTGCACTCGCCATTGGCTTGATTGTGGCCCTGTCCTCTACTGCCATTGTGTTACAAAACTTACAAGAACGAGAGTTAATGAAAACTGAGGCAGGTAAAAATGCCTTTGCGGTATTACTATTTCAAGATATCGCCGTGATCCCTATCCTATCTCTATTGCCGCTACTGGTAATACAAGATACCGCGATTGTAGAGTCGACAACATCAGGCTGGCTCAGTGCGTTAATGATTGCCGGTGTGATCGCAGGCATCATCATCGGTGGTCACTTCCTCGTGGTGCCATTATTACGTGTTATTGCCAGTTCACGTTCACGTGAAATCTTTATTGCTACCGCACTCGCCTTGGTTGTTGGTATTGCACTCGCGATGGAAGCTGTCGGCTTATCAGCAGCACTCGGCACCTTCTTAGCGGGCGTCGTTTTAGCTGACAGTGAATATCGCCACGAACTGGAAAGTGATATAGAACCGTTTAAGAGCTTATTACTCGGTATTTTCTTTATCTCGGTCGGTGCCAGTATTGATTTTACTCTGTTACTTGATCAACCGATGTTAGTTGCCATGTTAGTAACTGGGCTTATCGCCGTTAAATTCATCGTGCTGTTTATCACCGGTATTGTCTTCAAGATCCAACGCAGCCAAAATTGGTTATTTTCATGTGCGTTGGCGCAAGGCGGTGAGTTTGCTTTTGTACTGACTTCATTCGCATTACAACGCCAAGTGCTTGATAATGAAATAGCGAGTTTATTGGTATTAGTGGTGACGTTATCGATGGTTTTCACCCCGCTATTATTGATTATTAACGATAAAATCATAGCCCCGACATTTAAACGAAAACTGCCACAGAGTGAAAATAAAGATAAAGCGGCACCAGAACATCAGATCCCCGATGATACCGACAGCTCAGTGATCATTGCTGGTTTTGGTGGATTTGGACAAGTTGTTGGTCGCTTACTGCATGGCTATCATATTAATACCACCATACTAGAAAACGATGTTGGTCAGATTGAACTATTACAGCAATTCAAATACAAGGTATTTTATGGCGATGCCGAGCAGCTTAATTTATTACACGCTGCGGGCGCGGATAATGCCAAACTGTTTATTATTGCCGTTGAAAGTGCCAGTCGCACCAAACGTATTTTAATTCAAGTAAAGAAACACTTCCCGCATTTAAACGTATTAGTCCGTGCTACCGACCGTAACCATGCGCAGCAATTAATTCGCTTAGGTGCTGACCACGTGTTTCGAGAATCCCTTGATTCAGGCATCAGCTTAGGAGTTGAAACGTTAAAAGCCCTCGGTATGCGTGCGAATCAGGCCCACCGTGCAGGACAAGTATTTCGTCGCCATGATGAAGCTGTTTTACATGAAGAAGCTAAGCGAATACACGAACAAGAGCCAGAATTTGTTAATCGCAGTCTGACAGAACGCAGGATATTGAAAAAACTACTAGGCTTAGACGCACTAACTTATTACGACAACTTAAATGATGCGTGGTCAACAGAAGCCCACAGTAACCAAGACAAGAATACTGTAGGTAACTTAGCAGCAGCACACAAGCATAATAAATCAACCAGTGAGCAAACCTAACTCTATCTTCTCAGGTTTAATAAGTGATACGTGATAAGTAATAAGTAGATAGGACAACGGCGCAGTGATAATAATTAAGCTATTATCACTGCGCCGTTGCTGTTTTCGATATTCGGTAGTCTAAACCAGTTTTAAAAACTTGCTTTAGACTAGGTTAAAAGTGCCACTGCAGATAAATAGTTTGATAATTACTGCCACCTTTAATACGGCCAAACACTGAACTGCTTTCGAAAATGCCCGAGCGATGATGGATGCTATAACCCAACCAGGTTTTCGCTAACGCTTTATTATTAAAAATATCACCGACATTCACATCCAATGAAAAATCCAGATAGTTAAGTAGCTTAGAGCTGTTTTCATAATCACGCTTACCGTCTTCACCCTCAAAATCCTTACCTTCGATATAAGTGACTTCAGATACATAAGATAAACCTTCTGCAATACCTACACGCCAGCGAG
Protein-coding regions in this window:
- a CDS encoding monovalent cation:proton antiporter-2 (CPA2) family protein, whose protein sequence is MEHGVLFNIFVYLAAGVVAVPIAKRLGLGSVLGYLIAGVIVGPYALSLISNQEDVMHVAEFGVVMMLFLVGLELRPALLWQLKMPILGTGGLQLCATTLSIFLILLACGLAWQTALAIGLIVALSSTAIVLQNLQERELMKTEAGKNAFAVLLFQDIAVIPILSLLPLLVIQDTAIVESTTSGWLSALMIAGVIAGIIIGGHFLVVPLLRVIASSRSREIFIATALALVVGIALAMEAVGLSAALGTFLAGVVLADSEYRHELESDIEPFKSLLLGIFFISVGASIDFTLLLDQPMLVAMLVTGLIAVKFIVLFITGIVFKIQRSQNWLFSCALAQGGEFAFVLTSFALQRQVLDNEIASLLVLVVTLSMVFTPLLLIINDKIIAPTFKRKLPQSENKDKAAPEHQIPDDTDSSVIIAGFGGFGQVVGRLLHGYHINTTILENDVGQIELLQQFKYKVFYGDAEQLNLLHAAGADNAKLFIIAVESASRTKRILIQVKKHFPHLNVLVRATDRNHAQQLIRLGADHVFRESLDSGISLGVETLKALGMRANQAHRAGQVFRRHDEAVLHEEAKRIHEQEPEFVNRSLTERRILKKLLGLDALTYYDNLNDAWSTEAHSNQDKNTVGNLAAAHKHNKSTSEQT
- a CDS encoding DUF2860 family protein: MIFRKHSLLALPLLLTSSLLGFSSVAIAKPLAKSPGFSGTIGINAGFNNSDGQFNTDDDNAKTDDLTNSGEEISTGLLFPFFRVAYTTEDLQTQYFLGQSPQNILDSAIQYELGVTHKFDKRQSMTFAYIPHVPFLKETWSDPFLVGAEREKTDIDSTAVRVAYKFMPVQIEYAYASYDIDDDQSGAQNGVCASQTRDCTAEEQDELKRDADYQRLSLESLIPMWKGTFAKANVYYANQDAKGESQSYDELHYSLSIMTKYERHFLSLQAAFSDREYSAENPIFAQTQEQDAARYSLIYSYDKPFDIEDSNLNVIYQNKDIDANIDFYDSTTNFVSVGMSYNF
- a CDS encoding NAD(P)H-dependent oxidoreductase — its product is MHKILVIFAHPALQKSIAHKSLFNEIQSIEGITCHDLYDTYPDSFIDIKHEQALLLNHDIIILQFPLYWYSSPAILKEWQDLVLEHGFAYGENGDKLVGKKIMLAISTGGSANSYSTTGYNEHDISQFLLPFSQMSKLCNLEYLPPFVVHDIHKRHDAERITDKTNQYRQLLLKLQQQHDDTTTTDMESN